The DNA sequence GTTTGAGACATGCGTACACTTTATTCTAAATCATACTTAttctgtttgcaaaaaaaaaataataaaaaataaaaaataataaaaattattcacTTCCGTTCGGGGGGCATATCTTGTTCTTGTGTGTTCCGCTGCTCCTGTTGCCGTTGtaccgtatttttttttttttagttcagCCTCTCCTGAGCCAGTACGCGTCTAGCGATAGTACTGGCTGGTGGATTGGCTCCACAGGGACGACGAGAGGGTGGAGGACGCGCTGGACgacggttgctgctgcggcgAGGACGTTTGATGCCCGTACGGCGAGTAGCCGGTGCGGGACAGATGCTGCTGCACGGGCGACTGCTGGGGCACGCCGATCGACATGTGCATGTGCTGGTTCGCAGCTGCAatgaatgaacaaaaaaaaaaaaagaaaaagaaaaggaacgTTAAATTTCAACGCAATGCAAATAGAAGGTCGCGCACGCTACCCGAATGGCTGGACGCGTACGAGCCGGAGCTGCCGTAGTAGTAGCCGTCGCCGAGCTCGCCCTGCCGCATCATGCCGGCCCGGGGCGAGTTGAGCTGCTCGCAGGAGTTTTTGCGCAGCGGCGCCACCCCGCCCGCGTTCACCTTCTCCGACAGCAGCTTGCTCATCGGCGACAGCTCCATCGGCTGGACCGGGACGGGCGGGTGGGCGACCGCCGGCGGTATGACCAGCGGCTGCACCGGTTGCTGGGCGGGCGGGGCCgccgacgccgccgccgctgccgccgcgtGCCCCGCGTTCGTCACGTGCCGGTGGTTGATGTGGGCCTGCAGGTCCCGCTGCGACAGGTAGGTGCGCCGGCAGCCCGTGTTGCCGTACCGGGTGCCGCCGTGCGTGCACATGAACACCGTGCCGAGGCGGGTCTGCTCCACCCGCACCACCTTCTCCTTGCAGCGCGGGCACACCTTGAGCGTGTCGGAGCGGGCGCACCGCAGACAGAACACGTGCTTGCACGGTATCATGCGGCCGTAGATCAGGATCGGGTTGTCGCACTGGTCGCAGCAGTAGATCATCGGGTTGAGCACCTTCTCGCCGATCAGGTTCACCTTGTGGTTCCAGTTCAGCCGCAGCATCGGC is a window from the Anopheles merus strain MAF chromosome X, AmerM5.1, whole genome shotgun sequence genome containing:
- the LOC121597048 gene encoding E3 ubiquitin-protein ligase Hakai, encoding MDSDDGGSGTKRSGRGRGRTRGTRGRGRGRGRGRGKKATRVISSDEEEEVASPEPEKENGAVPAVAEKPAPTPSGKRRSVEHEPIKELGGPQPPQVLPAPAEPDPEPGALLPAPTSAPLIIDMEADISQLEAPTFTTISRGPPEPMLRLNWNHKVNLIGEKVLNPMIYCCDQCDNPILIYGRMIPCKHVFCLRCARSDTLKVCPRCKEKVVRVEQTRLGTVFMCTHGGTRYGNTGCRRTYLSQRDLQAHINHRHVTNAGHAAAAAAASAAPPAQQPVQPLVIPPAVAHPPVPVQPMELSPMSKLLSEKVNAGGVAPLRKNSCEQLNSPRAGMMRQGELGDGYYYGSSGSYASSHSAANQHMHMSIGVPQQSPVQQHLSRTGYSPYGHQTSSPQQQPSSSASSTLSSSLWSQSTSQYYR